The proteins below come from a single Azospirillum sp. B510 genomic window:
- a CDS encoding intradiol ring-cleavage dioxygenase, producing MSGYFDDSRSAETVIDRIGPATDPRLRRIMSSLITHLHGFIKDAELTEREWEQAIDFLTRTGQLCSGTRQEFILLSDTLGVSMLVDAINHRAPAPATQSTVFGPFHVDGAPERQAGESISLDGKGELCLFRGRVLDTDGNPVANALIDVWSDNADGFYDVQQPDVQPPFNNRGLFRTDAEGRYAFRGIRPVSYPIPYDGPVGQMLTALGRHPWRPAHMHFLITAPGFERLITHIFVAGDQYLTSDAVFGVKETLIVDFKPVDSPTERWLADYDFVLVRQSR from the coding sequence ATGTCCGGCTATTTCGACGACTCCCGCTCCGCCGAAACGGTCATTGACCGCATCGGCCCGGCGACCGATCCCCGTCTGCGGCGCATCATGTCGTCGCTGATCACCCATTTGCACGGCTTCATCAAGGACGCCGAACTGACCGAACGGGAATGGGAACAGGCCATCGATTTCCTGACCCGCACCGGCCAGCTGTGCAGCGGCACCCGCCAGGAGTTCATCCTGCTGTCGGACACGCTGGGCGTCTCGATGCTGGTCGACGCGATCAACCACCGCGCCCCGGCCCCGGCGACGCAAAGCACCGTCTTCGGCCCGTTCCATGTCGATGGCGCGCCCGAACGGCAGGCGGGGGAGTCGATCAGCCTCGACGGCAAGGGCGAGCTTTGCCTGTTCCGCGGCCGCGTCCTCGACACCGACGGCAATCCGGTGGCCAACGCCCTGATCGACGTCTGGTCCGACAATGCCGACGGCTTCTACGACGTGCAGCAGCCGGATGTTCAGCCGCCCTTCAACAATCGCGGCCTGTTCCGGACCGACGCGGAGGGCCGCTATGCCTTCCGCGGCATCCGGCCGGTGTCCTATCCGATCCCGTATGACGGGCCGGTCGGACAGATGCTGACGGCGCTGGGCCGTCATCCCTGGCGGCCGGCGCACATGCATTTCCTGATCACGGCGCCCGGCTTCGAGCGGCTGATCACCCACATCTTTGTTGCCGGCGACCAATATCTGACCTCCGACGCGGTGTTCGGGGTCAAGGAAACGCTGATCGTCGATTTCAAGCCGGTCGACAGCCCGACCGAGCGCTGGCTGGCCGACTACGACTTCGTCCTGGTCCGCCAGTCCCGGTGA
- a CDS encoding Dabb family protein, translating into MSDHAAARRPVRHIVMWRVAGATAEEKRASMDKVKRGFESLRGVIPGMTHLEIGIDESRISYACDVVLVTEFENAEALDRYATHPEHARVRTALEGLRIDRHQVDYTLSPAGEH; encoded by the coding sequence ATGAGCGATCACGCAGCCGCCCGACGCCCCGTCCGCCATATCGTGATGTGGCGTGTCGCCGGTGCGACGGCCGAGGAAAAGCGGGCCAGCATGGACAAGGTGAAGCGCGGCTTCGAATCCCTGCGCGGCGTCATTCCCGGCATGACCCATCTGGAGATCGGCATCGACGAAAGCCGGATTTCCTATGCCTGCGACGTGGTGCTGGTGACGGAGTTTGAAAACGCCGAGGCGCTGGACCGCTACGCCACCCATCCGGAACATGCCCGCGTCCGCACCGCGCTGGAAGGGCTGCGCATCGACCGCCATCAGGTGGATTACACGCTTTCGCCCGCCGGGGAGCACTGA
- a CDS encoding nuclear transport factor 2 family protein, translating to MTTPTDIAALVRRIEVLEAEAEIRRLEARYMFLCDTPIPEYGVADDNERIELILELYTEDAVWEGVGEYYTNQFGRVEGKDGLRKHFQNFWGSRRDPALILNCHYLTTEQIHVHEDGRTADGQWVHMQPWLFSDGKALLRSSRLNNGFRKEPDGKWRLTRTRTENVFVAPLPATWASDYPSKSVLMQP from the coding sequence ATGACGACCCCCACCGATATCGCAGCGCTGGTCCGGCGCATCGAAGTGCTGGAGGCGGAAGCCGAAATCCGGCGCCTGGAAGCGCGCTACATGTTCCTGTGCGACACCCCCATTCCGGAATATGGCGTCGCCGACGACAACGAGCGCATCGAGCTGATCCTGGAACTCTACACCGAAGACGCGGTGTGGGAAGGGGTCGGCGAATATTACACCAACCAGTTCGGCCGGGTCGAAGGCAAGGACGGCCTGCGCAAGCATTTCCAGAATTTCTGGGGCAGCCGGCGCGATCCCGCCCTGATCCTGAACTGCCACTACCTGACCACCGAACAGATCCATGTCCATGAGGATGGGCGCACGGCGGACGGGCAATGGGTCCACATGCAGCCCTGGCTGTTCTCCGACGGCAAGGCGCTGCTGCGCTCCTCCCGCCTGAACAACGGCTTCCGCAAGGAGCCGGACGGCAAATGGCGGCTGACCCGCACCCGCACCGAGAATGTGTTCGTCGCCCCGCTGCCCGCCACCTGGGCTTCGGACTATCCGTCCAAGTCGGTGCTGATGCAGCCGTAA
- a CDS encoding LysR family transcriptional regulator, with protein sequence MDRFTELEVFTKIAEEANLSRAADALGISVSGVSRHLASLENRLGVRLVQRTTRQLYLTPEGESFAANAREILSTMREAEASVSMVVAQPRGTLRIGASLSFGLLHLMPVIREFRARHPLVQIDLKISNRYQDLVESGLDIAIRTRRVEMDSSVTIRKLAETRRLIAASPDYLRERGMPAEPKDLSKHDLLLYSLADDPDHLSLARNGELVRIPLTGQMICNDGQILRQAALDGSGIIIQPAYIVHADIKAGRLVRVLPDWELPRLTMNLAFPSRTHLPARTRLFINALVEHFARHDFEADWNALPGAP encoded by the coding sequence ATGGATCGCTTCACCGAACTGGAGGTGTTCACCAAGATTGCCGAGGAGGCCAATCTCAGCCGGGCCGCCGATGCCCTGGGCATCTCGGTGTCCGGGGTCAGCCGGCATCTGGCCAGTCTGGAAAACCGCCTTGGCGTCCGTCTGGTGCAGCGCACCACCCGGCAACTGTATCTCACCCCGGAGGGCGAGAGCTTCGCCGCCAATGCCCGCGAGATCCTCTCCACCATGCGGGAGGCGGAGGCGAGCGTCAGCATGGTGGTGGCGCAGCCGCGCGGAACGCTGCGCATCGGCGCCTCGCTGTCCTTCGGCCTGCTGCACCTGATGCCCGTCATCCGCGAATTCCGCGCCCGCCATCCGCTGGTCCAGATCGACCTGAAGATCTCCAACCGCTATCAGGATCTGGTCGAAAGCGGCCTGGACATCGCGATCCGCACCCGCCGGGTCGAGATGGACAGCAGCGTCACCATCCGCAAACTGGCCGAGACCAGGAGGCTGATCGCGGCAAGCCCCGACTACCTGCGCGAACGCGGCATGCCGGCGGAGCCCAAGGATCTGTCGAAGCATGACCTGCTGCTTTACAGCCTGGCCGACGATCCCGACCATCTCAGCCTCGCCCGCAACGGCGAACTGGTGCGCATTCCCCTGACCGGCCAGATGATCTGCAATGACGGCCAGATCCTCCGGCAGGCGGCGCTCGACGGGTCGGGGATCATCATCCAGCCCGCCTATATCGTCCATGCCGACATCAAGGCGGGCCGGCTGGTGCGCGTTCTGCCCGACTGGGAGCTGCCGCGCCTGACGATGAATCTGGCCTTTCCGTCGCGCACCCATCTGCCGGCGCGGACCCGCCTGTTCATCAACGCCCTGGTCGAGCATTTCGCCCGCCACGATTTCGAGGCGGACTGGAATGCCCTGCCGGGCGCGCCCTGA
- a CDS encoding methyl-accepting chemotaxis protein, with amino-acid sequence MLDAIIAGRPGSRRFRPHLFRHIFEASPDAFMLVYRDVVVDCNDAALRMLGYDSKEQIVGVSPDDFDPEFQPDGRRSADLSLDIVEQAQRNGHHRFEWQHRRRDGTLFHVVITLMTCEIAGYPVMLSFWQNIDALVAARAAEERSQRNLAEFLHKLSGRFSDTVRTVETDLSNKTQAAEREAGRLSGLAVDASKLARDGLDAASSANAAADGVAAAAIELSASISEISRQLQSGLEVTDRSDGEAEQARLIGERLDAAAQRIVGIVDLIRSIANQTNLLALNATIEAARAGEAGRGFAVVATEVKALAGQTAKATEEIGGEVARIQTVAREAADSTGNLAAAIGTVGQVMAAIAAAIEQQRAATEEISRGIQHVAGQTASAADRIGACEALTGSTRDAVTGLVRDVTDVKTKVDALGGHTEEFMRSLDGGTHAAQSGG; translated from the coding sequence ATGCTGGATGCGATCATCGCGGGAAGGCCGGGAAGCCGGCGCTTCCGGCCACATCTGTTCCGTCACATTTTCGAGGCGTCCCCCGACGCCTTCATGCTGGTGTATCGGGATGTCGTCGTCGACTGCAACGACGCGGCCCTGCGGATGCTGGGCTATGACAGCAAGGAACAGATCGTCGGCGTCTCGCCCGACGATTTCGATCCGGAATTCCAGCCGGACGGCCGGCGGTCGGCCGATCTCAGTTTGGACATCGTCGAACAGGCCCAGCGCAACGGCCACCACCGCTTCGAATGGCAGCACCGCCGCCGGGACGGCACGCTGTTCCACGTCGTCATCACCCTGATGACCTGTGAGATCGCCGGCTATCCGGTGATGCTCAGCTTCTGGCAGAACATCGACGCGCTGGTCGCGGCACGGGCGGCGGAGGAACGCAGCCAGCGGAACCTGGCGGAGTTTCTGCACAAGCTTTCGGGCCGCTTCAGCGACACCGTCAGAACGGTCGAGACCGACCTGTCCAACAAGACGCAGGCGGCGGAGCGCGAAGCCGGACGGCTGTCCGGGCTCGCGGTGGACGCCAGCAAGCTGGCGCGTGACGGCCTCGACGCCGCGTCCTCGGCGAATGCCGCCGCCGACGGGGTGGCGGCGGCGGCCATCGAACTCTCCGCCTCGATCAGCGAGATCAGCCGTCAGCTGCAATCGGGGCTGGAGGTGACGGATCGCTCGGACGGCGAGGCGGAACAGGCGCGGCTGATCGGCGAGCGTCTCGACGCCGCGGCCCAGCGGATCGTCGGCATCGTCGATCTCATCCGCTCCATCGCCAACCAGACCAATCTTCTGGCGCTGAACGCCACCATCGAGGCGGCGCGGGCCGGCGAGGCGGGCCGTGGCTTCGCCGTGGTGGCGACGGAGGTCAAGGCGCTGGCCGGCCAGACCGCCAAGGCGACGGAGGAGATCGGCGGCGAGGTCGCGCGCATCCAGACGGTGGCGCGCGAGGCGGCGGACTCGACCGGCAATCTGGCGGCGGCGATCGGAACGGTCGGACAGGTGATGGCCGCCATCGCCGCCGCCATCGAACAGCAGCGGGCGGCGACCGAGGAGATTTCACGCGGCATCCAGCATGTCGCCGGCCAGACCGCCAGCGCCGCCGACCGCATCGGCGCCTGCGAGGCGTTGACCGGCTCCACCCGTGACGCCGTCACCGGACTGGTGCGCGACGTGACCGACGTCAAGACCAAGGTCGATGCGCTGGGCGGCCACACCGAGGAGTTCATGCGCTCGCTGGATGGCGGCACGCACGCCGCTCAGTCCGGCGGATGA
- a CDS encoding maleylacetate reductase codes for MDHRGFTYVGNPARVIFGSGTIDRLPEEVARLNAKRALILSTPAQHAEAERLAGLLGPSAAGVFPGAAMHTPVEISDFATDRARSLKADVLVAIGGGSTTGLGKAIALRTDLPQIVLPTTYAGSEMTPILGETSGGQKRTQSSPRILPEVVIYDVDLTMDLPAGLSGTSGINAIAHAVEALYARDSNPVIDALALEAVGALARALPAIAADPKNREARSGALYGAWLCGICLGSVGMALHHKLCHTLGGSFDLPHSETHTIVLPHALAYNAPAIPGVMAKLAGVLGPDPARALFAIGRAVGAPAGLKTLGMPEEGIDRAVDLALSNPYWNPRPLERPALRELIARAWDGAEPLPC; via the coding sequence ATGGACCATCGTGGCTTCACTTATGTCGGCAATCCCGCCCGCGTCATCTTCGGCTCCGGCACCATCGACCGCCTGCCCGAGGAGGTCGCCCGCCTGAACGCCAAGCGGGCGCTGATCCTGTCCACCCCGGCCCAGCATGCCGAGGCGGAAAGGCTGGCCGGGCTGCTGGGGCCGTCCGCCGCCGGCGTGTTTCCGGGGGCGGCGATGCACACCCCGGTGGAGATCAGCGACTTCGCCACCGACCGCGCGCGCAGTCTGAAGGCCGACGTGCTGGTCGCCATCGGCGGCGGGTCGACCACCGGGCTCGGCAAGGCGATCGCGCTGCGCACCGACCTGCCGCAGATCGTGCTGCCCACCACCTATGCCGGGTCGGAGATGACGCCGATCCTGGGCGAGACCAGCGGCGGGCAGAAGCGCACGCAATCCTCGCCGCGCATCTTGCCGGAGGTGGTGATCTACGACGTCGATCTAACGATGGATCTTCCCGCCGGCCTGTCGGGCACCAGCGGCATCAACGCCATCGCCCATGCGGTCGAGGCGCTTTACGCCCGCGACAGCAACCCGGTGATCGACGCGCTGGCACTGGAGGCGGTCGGCGCGCTGGCCCGCGCCCTTCCCGCCATCGCCGCCGATCCGAAGAACCGGGAGGCGCGCAGCGGCGCGCTCTATGGCGCCTGGCTGTGCGGCATTTGCCTGGGCTCGGTCGGCATGGCCCTGCATCACAAGCTGTGCCACACGCTGGGCGGCAGCTTCGACCTGCCCCATTCCGAAACCCACACCATCGTGCTGCCCCACGCGCTGGCCTATAACGCGCCGGCGATTCCGGGCGTGATGGCGAAGCTGGCCGGCGTGCTCGGCCCCGATCCGGCGCGGGCGCTGTTCGCCATCGGCCGCGCCGTCGGCGCGCCCGCCGGCTTGAAGACGCTCGGCATGCCCGAGGAAGGGATCGACCGCGCGGTCGATCTGGCGCTCTCCAACCCCTATTGGAACCCGCGGCCGCTGGAACGTCCGGCCCTGCGCGAGTTGATCGCGCGGGCCTGGGACGGTGCCGAACCGCTGCCCTGTTGA
- a CDS encoding aldehyde dehydrogenase family protein: MKIAQPDSIVEQQAPAVADFLKAPLMVIGAASVPAKSGRTYSVYNPATGKPLAEVPAGSAEDVDAAVKAAQAAFEGPWSRMLPTQRQAAILRLADLIEANGEELAQLETLNNGKSIMMSRLLEAQGAAEYFRYMAGWATKIEGATLDVSIPIPPGMSYQAYTRKEPVGVVAAITPWNFPLTMAAWKVAPALAAGCTVVLKPAEETPLTSIRLAQLCLEAGIPEGVVNVVTGLGEAAGAPLVAHPGIAKISFTGSTETGKLIGIQAMRDMKRVTLELGGKAPMVMFDDMDLDLLGVAAGIGSFFNTGQTCCAGVRIYAQKGVYDRVLDTIAAVTRSLSIGSGLDPRNQINPLVSARHQAHVRSCIARGIEDGAKPVIKGSAPADGFYVAPELFVDVRQDMALMQEEVFGPVVTVTPFDDPDEAIRLANDTRFGLGASIWTTDINKMMRYVPKIQAGTVWVNAHNLPDQNMPFGGFKQSGVGREHGRGALDNYLETKSVCVAFR, translated from the coding sequence ATGAAGATCGCACAACCCGACAGCATCGTCGAACAGCAAGCACCGGCGGTGGCCGACTTCCTCAAGGCACCGCTGATGGTGATCGGCGCCGCCTCCGTACCGGCGAAGAGCGGACGCACCTACAGCGTTTACAACCCGGCGACCGGCAAGCCGTTGGCCGAGGTGCCGGCCGGTTCGGCGGAGGATGTCGATGCCGCCGTCAAGGCGGCGCAGGCGGCGTTCGAGGGGCCGTGGTCGCGCATGCTGCCGACCCAGCGCCAGGCGGCGATCCTGCGGCTGGCCGACCTGATCGAGGCGAACGGCGAGGAGCTGGCCCAGCTGGAGACGCTGAACAACGGCAAGTCGATCATGATGTCGCGGCTGCTGGAAGCGCAGGGGGCGGCCGAATATTTCCGCTACATGGCGGGCTGGGCGACCAAGATCGAAGGGGCGACGCTGGATGTGTCGATCCCGATCCCGCCGGGCATGAGCTATCAGGCCTACACCCGCAAGGAGCCGGTCGGCGTGGTGGCGGCGATCACCCCTTGGAACTTCCCGCTGACCATGGCCGCCTGGAAGGTCGCCCCGGCGCTTGCCGCCGGCTGCACCGTGGTCCTGAAGCCGGCGGAGGAGACGCCGCTGACCTCGATCCGGCTGGCCCAGCTCTGCCTGGAGGCCGGCATTCCAGAAGGTGTCGTCAATGTCGTGACCGGCCTGGGCGAGGCGGCCGGCGCGCCGCTGGTCGCCCATCCCGGCATCGCCAAGATCAGCTTCACCGGCTCCACCGAGACCGGCAAGCTGATCGGCATCCAGGCGATGCGCGACATGAAGCGGGTGACGCTGGAACTCGGCGGCAAGGCGCCGATGGTCATGTTCGACGACATGGATCTCGATCTCCTCGGCGTCGCCGCCGGCATCGGCAGCTTCTTCAACACCGGGCAGACCTGCTGCGCCGGTGTCCGCATCTATGCGCAGAAGGGCGTCTATGACCGGGTGCTCGACACCATCGCCGCGGTGACGCGCAGCCTGTCGATCGGCTCCGGCCTCGATCCCCGCAACCAGATCAACCCGCTGGTGTCGGCCCGCCATCAGGCCCATGTCCGCTCCTGCATCGCCCGCGGCATCGAGGACGGCGCCAAGCCGGTGATCAAGGGCAGCGCGCCCGCCGACGGCTTCTATGTGGCGCCGGAACTGTTCGTCGATGTTCGCCAGGACATGGCGCTGATGCAGGAGGAGGTCTTCGGCCCGGTCGTCACCGTGACGCCGTTCGATGATCCCGACGAGGCGATCCGGCTGGCCAACGACACCCGCTTCGGTCTGGGTGCCTCGATCTGGACCACCGACATCAACAAGATGATGCGCTATGTGCCGAAAATTCAGGCGGGAACGGTGTGGGTGAATGCCCACAATCTGCCCGACCAGAACATGCCCTTCGGCGGTTTCAAGCAGTCCGGCGTCGGCCGCGAGCATGGCCGCGGCGCGCTCGACAATTATCTGGAGACCAAGTCGGTCTGCGTCGCCTTCCGCTGA